The proteins below are encoded in one region of Peribacillus muralis:
- a CDS encoding DUF2243 domain-containing protein, which translates to MEFKPRNHKDLSITEKRYAYSARNLWSGILFGIGLIAFIDEAIFHQLLHWHHFYDKSTSNIGLISDGLFHALSWFATVGSLFMFADLRRRKGFWLKRWTGGVLLGAGFFQLYDGIVQHKLMGLHQIRYNVDIRPYDLIWNITAATMILIGIVLIIQTRRSILNVKADNRHAQ; encoded by the coding sequence TTAAACCGAGAAATCACAAGGATCTTTCCATTACCGAAAAACGCTATGCTTATTCGGCCCGCAATTTATGGTCCGGTATTCTTTTTGGCATCGGGCTGATTGCCTTCATCGATGAAGCCATCTTCCACCAACTATTACATTGGCATCACTTCTATGACAAATCCACTTCCAATATCGGGTTGATCTCGGATGGTTTATTTCATGCCCTCAGTTGGTTCGCAACGGTAGGGTCTTTGTTCATGTTTGCCGATCTCCGCCGGCGAAAAGGATTTTGGCTGAAGAGGTGGACTGGGGGCGTATTGCTTGGGGCAGGCTTCTTTCAATTGTATGACGGCATCGTCCAGCACAAGCTCATGGGTCTCCATCAAATTCGTTACAATGTCGATATACGTCCATATGACTTGATTTGGAACATTACAGCAGCTACCATGATATTGATCGGCATTGTCTTGATCATCCAAACACGGCGCAGCATACTTAATGTGAAAGCAGACAACCGTCATGCACAGTGA